The Henckelia pumila isolate YLH828 chromosome 2, ASM3356847v2, whole genome shotgun sequence genome includes a window with the following:
- the LOC140877410 gene encoding uncharacterized protein, with translation MIFLRHHLHNGLKIEYLTIKDPLDLWNNLKERYSHQKTVILPKARYDWMHLRLQDFKSVSEYNSTLFRISSQLKLCGEKITDDDLLEKTYSTFHASNILLQQQYREKGFKEYSELISCLLVAEQNNELLMKNHEIRPTGANPFPEVNAVMHDEKSKQNKTEFGRGHGHGRGCGRERRRGCFHPYNHGHEEPRDYSHSNQKNTNYQKWDNDQGKKVKSDQNNKPKKSENECYRCGIKRHWYQNCRTPKHLVDLYQGSKEKAKDTKTNFIYLGEDLSQVPSFSTPFDVSNFFEDPDGRIDHLIGDGSVQNY, from the coding sequence ATGATATTCCTTCGTCACCATCTTCATAATGGTTTGAAAATTGAGTATTTGACGATAAAAGATCCGCTTGATCTTTGGAATAATTTGAAAGAGAGATATAGCCATCAAAAGACGGTGATTCTCCCAAAAGCACGCTATGACTGGATGCATTTGCGCTTACAAGATTTTAAGTCTGTAAGTGAATATAATTCTACATTATTTCGCATCAGTTCACAATTGAAATTGTGTGGAGAGAAAATAACTGATGATGATTTGTTGGAAAAAACATATTCCACGTTTCATGCCTCTAATATTCTCCTGCAACAGCAGTATAGAGAGAAAGGTTTCAAAGAgtattctgaattgatttcaTGTTTGCTTGTGGCTGAGCAAAATAATGAATTATTGATGAAAAATCATGAAATTCGTCCCACTGGAGCCAACCCATTCCCTGAAGTGAATGCGGTAATGCATGATGAAAAGAGTAAACAAAATAAGACCGAATTTGGTCGTGGTCATGGTCATGGACGTGGATGTGGCCGTGAGCGCCGTCGAGGATGCTTTCATCCGTATAATCATGGGCATGAAGAGCCACGTGACTATAGTCATAGCAATCAAAAGAATACAAATTACCAAAAATGGGATAATGACCAAGGAAAGAAAGTTAAAAGTGATCAAAATAATAAGCCAAAGAAATCAGAAAATGAGTGCTATAGATGTGGAATAAAAAGGCATTGGTATCAAAATTGTCGTACGCCCAAACACCTTGTTGATCTCTATCAAGGATCAAAAGAGAAGGCAAAGGATACAAAGACCAATTTTATTTATCTAGGTGAAGATTTAAGCCAAGTCCCATCTTTCTCAACACCTTTCGATGTCTCTAATTTCTTTGAAGACCCGGATGGGAGAATTGATCATTTGATTGGAGATGGCAGCGTGcagaattattaa